One genomic segment of Paenibacillus xylanexedens includes these proteins:
- a CDS encoding cell wall hydrolase, with protein MNIISKNRWVAPMLSVLLVCIVGVNVVQATGKWNEASDSKQMTELAASGQNNQTSTQEERRMMEDGTSLSSNLSAQTVAWTESLPAKNWLTTAQEEQELQEAKAKNKARAVAAAKAKKEAALKLAKVKRAKEVAAVTTPPQKLYFTRTKLLNQEDSKLATWSYSVSDKELHLLQKIVMAEAEGEPYEGKVAVANVVLNRLRSANFPDTIYKVIHQKSQFSPVANGRMKRVVPNEDSIKAVNAALNGKKEVADDTYYFLSLTLADDLTVARSQKKVKTIGHHTFYK; from the coding sequence ATGAACATTATAAGCAAAAATCGTTGGGTAGCACCGATGTTATCAGTGCTGCTTGTATGTATAGTGGGGGTAAATGTCGTTCAGGCGACGGGGAAGTGGAATGAAGCTAGTGATAGTAAACAGATGACCGAACTTGCGGCTTCTGGGCAAAATAACCAAACATCTACGCAAGAAGAGAGGCGCATGATGGAAGATGGGACAAGTCTGTCCTCTAATCTGTCTGCCCAAACCGTAGCGTGGACTGAATCTCTGCCAGCGAAGAACTGGCTTACGACTGCTCAAGAAGAGCAGGAATTGCAAGAAGCCAAGGCCAAGAACAAAGCTAGAGCGGTAGCTGCGGCCAAAGCCAAAAAAGAAGCTGCACTGAAATTGGCCAAAGTGAAACGTGCCAAAGAAGTCGCTGCTGTAACAACTCCCCCCCAAAAACTATACTTTACACGGACCAAACTTCTGAACCAGGAAGACTCGAAACTCGCAACCTGGTCATACAGTGTGTCCGATAAAGAACTGCATCTGCTGCAAAAAATCGTCATGGCAGAAGCGGAAGGTGAACCGTACGAAGGCAAAGTGGCAGTTGCCAATGTTGTCTTAAACCGGCTGCGGTCAGCCAATTTTCCCGATACCATTTACAAGGTCATCCATCAGAAATCCCAGTTTAGTCCTGTAGCGAACGGACGTATGAAACGTGTGGTTCCCAACGAGGACAGCATCAAAGCAGTGAATGCTGCGTTGAACGGGAAGAAGGAAGTTGCCGATGATACGTATTATTTCTTATCATTGACGCTTGCCGACGATCTGACAGTTGCTCGCTCGCAGAAAAAAGTAAAAACGATCGGTCATCATACTTTTTACAAGTAA
- a CDS encoding MGDG synthase family glycosyltransferase — MRKPRVLLLSEGFGTGHTQAAHALAHGIKKVSPHVHSRVIELGKFLNPTVAPLIFSAYRKTLSVQPKLVSLLYRTQYNKSLNGFTKLALHRIFYTQTAQVVSQLKPDAVICTHPFPNAVISRLKRQGLNIPLYTVVTDYDVHGTWINPEVNKYLVSTPQVKALLEIRGVDPSHIQITGIPVHPDFWEAGDKVKLREEMGLQNMPTALLMGGGWGLSFDEDHMKALTSWADRVQLVFCLGSNEKMIAKMKEMPCFQHPNIRILGYTREVSKLMDVSDVLITKPGGMTCTEALAKGLPMLFIPPIAGQEEENCEYFVQAGYGHVIHSADVITNRFRQLVEQASTQTESPLNVAHISGNHSAYDPKCCAQAVHDLLFPTTAEVTTTSVERFTAGITATSLSGTRIPF, encoded by the coding sequence ATGCGAAAACCAAGAGTGCTCTTATTATCGGAAGGTTTCGGTACCGGTCACACTCAGGCCGCTCATGCGCTGGCACATGGCATCAAAAAAGTCAGTCCACATGTTCACAGTCGTGTCATTGAACTAGGCAAATTTTTGAACCCAACGGTAGCTCCACTAATTTTCTCTGCATATCGAAAGACACTATCGGTTCAACCCAAACTGGTCAGCCTGTTGTACCGCACACAGTACAATAAATCATTAAATGGTTTTACCAAGCTGGCGTTGCACCGAATTTTTTATACACAGACGGCACAGGTCGTATCCCAACTGAAACCGGATGCGGTGATCTGTACCCATCCTTTTCCGAATGCTGTGATCTCCCGGCTCAAACGTCAGGGTCTGAATATCCCGCTCTATACGGTCGTGACGGATTATGACGTGCACGGAACATGGATTAATCCGGAAGTGAACAAATATCTGGTCTCCACCCCTCAGGTCAAAGCATTGCTTGAGATCCGGGGTGTTGATCCCTCCCATATTCAGATCACGGGAATCCCTGTACATCCAGACTTCTGGGAAGCAGGAGATAAGGTGAAGCTACGGGAAGAGATGGGGCTTCAGAACATGCCTACGGCGCTACTTATGGGGGGCGGATGGGGACTTTCGTTTGATGAGGATCATATGAAAGCTCTCACGTCTTGGGCAGATCGTGTTCAATTGGTCTTCTGTCTAGGAAGCAATGAAAAAATGATCGCAAAAATGAAGGAAATGCCTTGCTTCCAGCATCCGAATATTCGTATTCTGGGATATACACGAGAAGTAAGCAAACTGATGGATGTATCCGATGTGCTGATTACGAAGCCAGGTGGCATGACATGCACTGAAGCGCTGGCCAAGGGTCTACCGATGTTGTTCATTCCTCCGATTGCAGGTCAAGAGGAAGAGAACTGTGAATACTTTGTACAAGCCGGATACGGCCACGTCATTCACTCTGCCGACGTAATCACCAATCGTTTCAGACAACTAGTTGAACAGGCATCTACTCAAACTGAAAGCCCGCTGAACGTAGCACATATTTCAGGTAACCATTCGGCCTATGATCCGAAGTGCTGTGCTCAAGCTGTTCATGACTTATTGTTTCCGACGACAGCCGAAGTCACAACAACGTCCGTGGAGCGCTTCACAGCCGGAATTACTGCCACGTCCTTGTCAGGTACCAGAATACCATTTTGA
- a CDS encoding TetR/AcrR family transcriptional regulator, translating to MAPIDRRQQVIHAAAQSFAMFGYKATTMDQVAKIANVGKGTIYTFFTNKEQLFDQILVEVIQEMKNIAHREVHQESAFFDNLFRVLDALLEFRRDHDLLVKLSQELKDFGTLQAKEGLDKVEKVISDFLAKELEKAKDNGEIRDCDPQVVAFMMIRLYIALTSDWSKQHQPLSKEEIKTYFRLFLMEGIAAVT from the coding sequence ATGGCTCCGATTGACAGGAGACAGCAGGTTATTCATGCGGCAGCCCAGTCGTTTGCCATGTTTGGATACAAAGCAACGACGATGGATCAGGTCGCCAAGATTGCGAACGTTGGCAAAGGAACGATCTATACGTTTTTCACCAATAAGGAACAATTGTTTGATCAGATCCTGGTAGAAGTGATTCAGGAAATGAAGAACATCGCGCATCGTGAAGTACATCAGGAAAGTGCATTTTTCGATAATCTGTTTCGGGTACTGGATGCCTTGTTAGAGTTTCGTCGTGATCACGATCTGCTCGTTAAGTTATCTCAGGAGCTGAAGGACTTTGGAACGCTGCAGGCCAAGGAAGGATTGGACAAGGTGGAGAAAGTAATCTCCGACTTTCTGGCTAAGGAGCTTGAGAAAGCAAAAGACAATGGAGAGATTCGAGATTGTGATCCGCAAGTCGTCGCATTTATGATGATTCGCCTGTATATTGCACTCACCTCAGACTGGAGCAAACAACATCAACCGCTGAGCAAAGAGGAAATTAAGACTTACTTTCGCCTTTTCTTAATGGAAGGAATTGCTGCTGTAACGTAA
- a CDS encoding YhgE/Pip domain-containing protein, translating to MKSLSVFFKDVGSAVRNPKVLIPVIAIMFIPILYSGIYLAAYWDPYGHVDEMPVAVVNLDKGAELEGKSLHVGSDLVDELKKNADFKWDFVSASQAKEGMSNDKYYMQITIPENFSSQATTLLDDKPEPADLIYEPNGNYSFVGAQIGKTAIKDLKAKVSAKVTESYAETLLDKFSEVSDGLAEAGDGAGELNTGAGKLDDGAVKLKDNLAKLASGTLELQEGLSPLSDGVNALHTGATKLESGTSNLVSGLQQLQAAASSQLQSGADQLKDGSAKLETGLQSSLDGTSKLQAGLKSSEQGSAKLSDGLQSAVQGSGTLATGLQSAVDGSSKVADGAQGVAAGLKQLAASNPELAENADVQKLLAASEAVADGSAQLHESEQKLAQGADQLHQGNQQLAAGATELHGGQEQLLAGANQLVDGQQQLLAGAGQLSQGGTKLSDGLKQFSGKLGDAASGGTLLADGAKQLGSGTTALQTGVGKLSGGVSSLTDGSKQLGDGAGKLADGLTELKDGSSELETKLNDAAQKTSEVKKTDDVVNMFAEPVNSSENTAENVSNYGTGLTPFFLSIGLFVGSLISTIVLKMRETSVPGATGWNRFVSRTLVFGSVSIFQSVIVASFMLYGLGLETHSVGLFYLFTIITGLTFMLIVQALVTWLDLPGRYVVILLLVFQLAASAGTFPVELIPSWLQAFSPWLPMTHSIMGFKAVVSSGNLDVMWHQAGILSIYAGVSILLTLAYFLWNGRRPKKEVEHADSGQVVTA from the coding sequence ATGAAATCTTTATCCGTGTTTTTCAAGGATGTGGGATCGGCCGTGAGAAACCCGAAGGTGTTGATCCCTGTTATTGCAATTATGTTTATACCGATCCTGTATAGTGGCATCTATCTGGCGGCCTATTGGGACCCGTATGGTCATGTGGATGAGATGCCGGTTGCCGTTGTCAATCTGGATAAGGGCGCTGAGCTGGAGGGCAAATCCCTCCATGTAGGTAGTGATCTGGTGGATGAGCTGAAGAAAAATGCCGATTTCAAATGGGATTTTGTCAGTGCGAGTCAAGCCAAAGAAGGCATGAGTAATGACAAATATTATATGCAAATTACGATTCCGGAGAACTTCTCATCCCAAGCAACAACGTTGCTCGATGACAAGCCAGAGCCGGCTGATCTGATCTATGAACCGAATGGCAATTACAGTTTTGTCGGTGCACAGATCGGTAAGACCGCTATTAAGGACCTGAAAGCAAAAGTCTCAGCCAAAGTAACGGAATCCTATGCAGAGACATTGCTCGACAAGTTCTCCGAAGTATCGGATGGCTTGGCTGAGGCAGGCGATGGGGCTGGTGAACTGAATACCGGCGCAGGCAAACTGGATGATGGTGCTGTTAAGCTCAAGGATAACCTGGCGAAGCTTGCATCCGGAACGCTTGAACTTCAGGAAGGACTTTCTCCATTAAGTGATGGTGTTAACGCGTTGCACACAGGGGCAACCAAGCTTGAAAGTGGAACATCGAATCTTGTATCCGGTCTGCAACAGCTTCAGGCAGCTGCTTCGAGCCAGCTTCAGAGCGGAGCAGATCAGTTGAAGGATGGCAGCGCCAAGTTGGAAACTGGACTCCAGTCTTCACTGGATGGCACAAGTAAGTTGCAGGCTGGTCTGAAATCATCAGAACAGGGCAGTGCGAAGCTGTCGGATGGTCTGCAAAGTGCTGTTCAGGGCAGCGGTACACTGGCAACAGGCCTGCAATCGGCTGTAGATGGCAGCTCCAAGGTTGCTGATGGTGCACAGGGTGTAGCCGCCGGATTGAAACAGCTTGCTGCATCGAACCCCGAACTGGCCGAAAATGCGGATGTACAGAAGCTGCTTGCGGCAAGTGAGGCTGTTGCTGACGGCAGTGCTCAACTGCATGAGAGCGAGCAGAAGCTGGCACAAGGTGCAGATCAGCTGCATCAGGGTAACCAGCAACTGGCTGCGGGTGCAACCGAGCTTCACGGAGGTCAGGAGCAACTTCTTGCTGGTGCGAACCAACTGGTGGATGGTCAGCAGCAATTGCTGGCTGGTGCCGGACAGCTTAGTCAAGGAGGCACGAAGCTCTCCGATGGCCTGAAGCAGTTCAGCGGCAAATTGGGTGATGCTGCAAGTGGCGGTACATTGCTTGCAGATGGTGCCAAGCAGCTGGGCTCAGGGACTACAGCTTTGCAAACGGGTGTAGGTAAACTCAGTGGTGGCGTTAGTTCACTAACCGATGGTTCCAAGCAATTGGGTGATGGCGCGGGCAAACTGGCTGACGGCCTTACTGAGCTAAAAGATGGCTCGAGTGAATTGGAAACCAAGCTGAATGATGCCGCACAGAAAACATCCGAAGTTAAGAAAACGGATGATGTAGTGAACATGTTCGCTGAACCGGTAAACTCCTCGGAGAATACAGCAGAGAACGTGAGCAATTATGGTACAGGATTGACACCGTTCTTCCTGTCGATCGGTCTGTTTGTGGGATCGTTGATTTCCACGATTGTATTGAAAATGCGGGAAACGTCCGTACCTGGTGCAACAGGCTGGAATCGTTTTGTCAGCCGGACACTGGTATTTGGGTCCGTGAGTATTTTCCAATCAGTTATCGTGGCAAGTTTCATGTTATATGGTCTTGGACTGGAGACGCACAGCGTAGGGCTGTTCTATCTGTTTACCATTATTACGGGGCTGACCTTCATGTTGATTGTTCAGGCACTTGTAACCTGGCTGGATCTGCCTGGACGTTATGTTGTCATTCTGCTTCTGGTCTTCCAGCTTGCGGCGAGTGCAGGAACCTTCCCGGTAGAACTGATTCCATCATGGCTTCAGGCATTTAGCCCTTGGTTGCCAATGACACACAGCATTATGGGCTTCAAAGCCGTTGTATCGAGTGGTAATCTGGATGTGATGTGGCATCAGGCAGGTATTCTTAGCATCTATGCAGGTGTATCCATTCTGCTGACGCTTGCTTATTTCCTCTGGAATGGCAGACGTCCGAAAAAAGAAGTCGAACACGCTGATTCTGGTCAAGTTGTGACGGCATAA
- the gltB gene encoding glutamate synthase large subunit, with protein sequence MRHIGLPPKQGLYDPQFEKDACGMGFVANIKGVPSHDIVSQALTMLSNMEHRGGQGSEPNSGDGAGILIQIPHRFFAEEAKRLGFALPEQGFYGVGMLFLSQDPAIRSAHEESLKKIIEEEGQTFLGFRDVPTFDEMLGRSALAAKPYVRQVFIGRSADVKDELGFERKLYVIRRRAELAIRYSADEAEGGSFYLPSMSCRKIVYKGMLTTEQVGGFYLDLQEELVESAIGLVHSRFSTNTFPSWERAHPYRFMIHNGEINTMRGNVNWMHARQSLFESELFGNDIAKVKPVINPDGSDTAMFDNTLEFLYLSGRSLPHVAMMMVPEPWSTDEGMDPAKKAFYEYHSTMMEPWDGPAAMAFTDGLQIGATLDRNGLRPARYYVTKDDRIILSSEVGVLDIAPEEILYKDRLRPGRMLLVDTQEGRIIADEEVKAIIAAENPYQDWLDEHLMDLSELPEAPELPDPKHDNVTQLQLAYGYTFEELRKILEPMATTGMEATGSMGYDAPLAVLSDRPQRLYNYFKQMFAQVTNPPIDAIREEIVTSTATTIGPERNLLNPEPESCRQIRLDTPVLSNEDFAKIRHVRRPGFRSMTIPIFFTAAEGAEGLRKAMDLLFEAADRVIDKGHNILILSDRGVDAENAAIPALLAVAGLHHHLIRQGTRTKVSIMLESAEPRDIHHYALLLGYGVSAVNPYLAFETLDDMIQQGLLRGISHEKAVKNYIKAATKGVTKVLSKMGISTIQSYRGAQIFEAVGLKSDFVDRYFTWTPSRIGGIGLEEVAAEALTHHNRAFTEKDGNDKVLDSGGDYQWRNDGEEHLFNPQTIHTLQHAVRTGDYKLYKKYSKLVQGENDQLLTIRSMLKLKPVGASIPLEEVESVEDIMRRFKTGAMSFGSISKEAHEDLAIAMNRVGGKSNTGEGGEDPARFIKDSNGDSRRSAIKQVASGRFGVTSNYLVNADEIQIKMAQGAKPGEGGQLPGRKVYPWVAEVRGSTPGVGLISPPPHHDIYSIEDLAELIYDLKNANPRAEINVKLVSEVGVGTIAAGVAKGRADIILVSGYDGGTGASPQGSIRHAGMPWELGLAETHQTLMLNNLRDRVVLETDGKMLNGRDLAIAALLGAEEYGFSTAPLVALGCIMMRVCQMDTCPVGVATQNPELRKNYMGDPAHVVNFMRFVAEDVREIMADLGFRTIQEMVGRTDCLETVEAVDHWKKKGVDLSVLLHVPEMPEGSARYRTQHQNHQLEETLDMQQLLPLAQSAIESGQPVEAVLPITNVNRAVGTILGSEITRKYGLAGLPEDTVKFKFVGSAGQSFGAFVPKGMTLTVEGDSNDYVGKGLSGGKLIVMPSPKATFQAEDNIIIGNTALYGATSGEAYIRGIAGERFAVRNSGAKVVVEGVGDHGCEYMTGGRVVVLGDTGRNFAAGMSGGIAYVYDPEATFLKRCNLEMVLLERIEDVAESADLRGMIQRHVANTGSAVGQRVLDNWQDALNQFVRVIPKDFKRMTEQIERIQATGLTGEAALLAAFEANMRELARAGG encoded by the coding sequence ATGAGACACATCGGATTACCTCCAAAACAGGGTCTGTATGACCCGCAGTTCGAAAAAGACGCATGCGGAATGGGTTTTGTTGCCAACATCAAAGGAGTACCTTCACACGATATCGTTAGTCAGGCACTGACCATGCTTAGTAACATGGAGCACCGTGGAGGACAGGGAAGTGAACCGAATTCCGGTGACGGAGCAGGTATCCTGATTCAGATTCCACATCGCTTTTTTGCAGAGGAAGCGAAACGTCTTGGTTTTGCATTGCCTGAACAGGGATTCTATGGCGTAGGGATGTTGTTCCTTTCCCAGGACCCTGCCATTCGCAGTGCGCATGAAGAGAGCCTTAAGAAGATTATTGAAGAAGAAGGTCAGACGTTCCTGGGTTTCCGGGATGTTCCTACTTTTGATGAAATGCTTGGCCGTTCTGCACTTGCAGCGAAACCTTATGTACGTCAGGTGTTCATTGGAAGATCCGCAGATGTGAAGGATGAGCTTGGATTCGAGCGTAAGTTGTATGTTATTCGCAGACGTGCTGAGCTGGCTATTCGTTATTCGGCAGATGAAGCAGAAGGTGGTTCGTTCTACCTTCCGAGCATGTCTTGTCGCAAAATTGTATATAAAGGCATGCTGACAACTGAACAAGTTGGCGGGTTCTATCTGGATCTGCAGGAAGAACTCGTGGAATCGGCCATTGGACTTGTGCATTCCCGTTTCAGTACAAACACCTTCCCAAGCTGGGAACGTGCCCACCCGTATCGCTTCATGATCCACAACGGTGAGATCAACACGATGCGTGGTAACGTGAACTGGATGCATGCTAGACAATCCTTGTTCGAGAGCGAGTTGTTTGGTAACGACATCGCGAAAGTAAAACCAGTCATCAATCCGGACGGTTCGGATACAGCCATGTTTGATAACACACTGGAGTTCCTGTATCTGAGCGGCCGTTCTCTGCCACACGTGGCCATGATGATGGTTCCTGAACCTTGGAGCACGGATGAGGGAATGGACCCTGCCAAAAAGGCATTTTATGAGTATCACAGCACGATGATGGAGCCTTGGGATGGACCAGCAGCAATGGCCTTTACAGATGGTTTGCAAATTGGTGCAACACTTGACCGTAACGGTTTGCGTCCAGCTCGTTATTATGTAACCAAAGATGACCGTATTATCCTGTCCTCCGAAGTTGGGGTACTGGATATCGCGCCGGAAGAGATCCTGTACAAAGATCGTCTGCGTCCAGGTCGGATGTTGCTTGTGGATACACAAGAAGGCCGCATCATCGCGGATGAGGAAGTAAAAGCAATCATTGCAGCCGAGAATCCGTATCAGGATTGGCTTGATGAGCATTTGATGGATCTGAGCGAGTTGCCGGAAGCACCGGAACTTCCTGATCCAAAACATGATAACGTGACCCAGCTTCAGCTGGCATATGGTTATACATTTGAAGAACTGCGTAAAATCCTGGAGCCCATGGCAACAACAGGTATGGAAGCTACGGGTTCGATGGGTTATGATGCACCGCTGGCTGTGCTGTCGGATCGTCCACAGCGTCTGTACAACTACTTTAAACAGATGTTCGCCCAGGTAACCAACCCGCCAATCGATGCAATCCGTGAAGAGATTGTAACGTCTACGGCAACAACCATTGGTCCTGAGCGCAACTTGCTGAACCCTGAACCGGAGAGCTGTCGCCAGATCCGTCTGGATACACCGGTATTGTCCAATGAAGACTTTGCGAAGATTCGCCATGTGCGTCGCCCAGGCTTCCGCTCCATGACGATTCCAATCTTCTTCACCGCTGCGGAAGGAGCAGAAGGACTTCGCAAAGCGATGGATTTGCTCTTCGAAGCTGCAGACCGTGTCATCGACAAAGGTCATAACATTCTGATCCTGTCTGACCGTGGTGTGGATGCAGAGAATGCTGCCATTCCTGCATTGCTTGCTGTAGCAGGTCTGCATCACCATCTGATTCGCCAGGGAACCAGAACTAAAGTCAGCATTATGCTCGAATCGGCAGAACCGCGTGATATTCACCACTACGCGTTGCTGCTGGGTTACGGTGTAAGTGCGGTGAACCCTTATCTGGCCTTTGAAACGCTGGATGACATGATTCAGCAAGGATTGCTGCGTGGTATCTCGCATGAGAAAGCAGTGAAAAACTACATTAAAGCAGCTACCAAAGGCGTTACTAAAGTGTTGTCCAAAATGGGGATTTCTACGATTCAATCGTATCGTGGAGCTCAAATCTTCGAAGCGGTGGGTCTGAAATCAGACTTCGTTGACCGTTACTTTACCTGGACACCTTCCCGTATCGGTGGAATTGGGTTGGAAGAAGTGGCAGCCGAAGCGTTGACACATCATAACCGTGCCTTTACGGAAAAAGACGGTAACGATAAAGTTTTGGATTCCGGTGGGGATTATCAATGGCGTAACGACGGAGAAGAGCATCTGTTCAATCCGCAAACCATTCATACCCTGCAACATGCAGTACGCACTGGGGATTACAAGCTGTATAAAAAATATTCCAAACTTGTACAAGGTGAGAATGATCAATTGTTGACCATTCGCTCCATGTTGAAGCTGAAACCGGTGGGAGCTTCCATTCCACTCGAAGAAGTTGAATCCGTAGAAGATATCATGCGTCGTTTCAAAACAGGTGCAATGTCCTTCGGTTCGATCAGTAAAGAGGCACATGAAGATCTTGCCATCGCTATGAACCGTGTTGGAGGTAAATCCAATACCGGTGAAGGTGGAGAAGATCCGGCTCGCTTCATTAAAGATAGCAACGGGGATTCCCGTCGCAGTGCGATTAAACAGGTAGCATCCGGACGTTTTGGTGTTACATCCAACTATTTGGTTAATGCCGACGAGATTCAGATCAAAATGGCTCAGGGAGCTAAACCAGGTGAAGGCGGACAACTGCCAGGACGTAAAGTGTATCCTTGGGTTGCTGAAGTTCGTGGATCTACACCGGGTGTAGGTCTGATCTCGCCACCACCGCATCACGATATCTACTCAATCGAAGATCTGGCAGAGTTGATCTATGACTTGAAAAATGCCAATCCGCGTGCTGAGATTAACGTGAAGCTTGTATCCGAAGTGGGCGTGGGTACCATTGCGGCAGGTGTAGCCAAAGGCCGTGCCGATATTATCCTCGTCAGCGGTTATGACGGTGGTACAGGTGCATCACCGCAAGGTTCGATTCGTCACGCAGGTATGCCTTGGGAACTAGGTCTTGCAGAGACACATCAAACGTTGATGCTGAATAATCTGCGTGACCGTGTTGTCCTCGAAACAGACGGCAAAATGCTTAACGGTCGTGACTTGGCGATTGCAGCCTTGCTTGGAGCAGAAGAGTATGGTTTCTCTACAGCACCGCTCGTTGCACTTGGCTGTATCATGATGCGTGTCTGTCAGATGGATACCTGTCCGGTTGGTGTAGCGACACAGAATCCGGAATTGCGTAAAAATTATATGGGTGATCCAGCTCATGTGGTTAACTTCATGCGATTTGTTGCTGAAGATGTGCGTGAGATCATGGCTGATCTTGGTTTCCGTACGATTCAGGAGATGGTCGGACGTACAGATTGCCTCGAAACGGTAGAAGCCGTAGATCACTGGAAGAAAAAAGGTGTGGATCTGTCTGTATTGCTGCACGTGCCTGAAATGCCGGAAGGCTCTGCACGTTACCGCACACAGCATCAGAATCACCAATTGGAAGAAACGCTGGATATGCAACAATTGCTGCCACTGGCACAGTCTGCTATTGAATCCGGTCAACCGGTTGAAGCGGTGCTTCCAATTACAAACGTTAACCGTGCAGTAGGTACCATTTTGGGTAGTGAGATCACACGCAAATATGGACTCGCAGGATTGCCTGAAGATACGGTTAAATTCAAATTTGTCGGCTCTGCCGGACAAAGCTTTGGGGCCTTTGTACCTAAAGGTATGACCTTGACCGTTGAAGGGGATTCCAATGACTACGTAGGTAAAGGATTGTCCGGAGGTAAACTGATCGTGATGCCTTCTCCGAAAGCAACGTTTCAGGCGGAAGATAACATTATTATCGGTAACACGGCTCTCTACGGAGCAACAAGCGGCGAAGCGTATATCCGTGGTATTGCGGGTGAGCGATTTGCTGTACGTAACTCGGGCGCCAAAGTAGTTGTTGAAGGTGTAGGCGACCATGGTTGTGAATATATGACAGGTGGACGTGTCGTTGTATTGGGCGATACAGGTCGTAACTTTGCAGCAGGGATGTCCGGAGGTATTGCCTATGTGTATGATCCGGAAGCCACATTCCTGAAACGTTGTAATCTGGAAATGGTTCTTTTGGAGCGTATCGAAGATGTGGCCGAAAGTGCAGATCTGCGAGGCATGATTCAACGTCATGTTGCCAATACAGGAAGTGCTGTCGGTCAGCGCGTTCTGGATAACTGGCAAGATGCGCTGAATCAGTTCGTTCGGGTTATTCCGAAGGACTTCAAACGTATGACAGAACAGATCGAACGGATTCAGGCAACAGGTTTGACTGGAGAAGCAGCGCTGCTTGCAGCGTTTGAAGCGAATATGCGTGAACTTGCACGTGCTGGAGGTTAA
- a CDS encoding helix-turn-helix domain-containing protein, whose amino-acid sequence MSYGNRIAELREQRGLTQEELASSIHITRAALSHYEKNRRKPDFEVLTRLADIFDVSIDYLIGRTKQSDVVMDEDVREFVDTLELSDKEVLERFDLMIDGKSLTEEEARRFIAFVRMERSMD is encoded by the coding sequence ATGAGCTACGGAAATCGCATTGCGGAATTACGGGAACAGCGGGGACTTACTCAAGAAGAACTTGCGAGCTCCATTCATATTACAAGAGCTGCTCTCTCCCACTACGAAAAGAATCGACGTAAACCAGATTTCGAAGTGTTAACGAGACTTGCTGACATCTTTGATGTGTCTATTGATTATCTTATAGGACGTACAAAGCAAAGTGATGTCGTGATGGATGAAGACGTACGTGAATTCGTGGATACCTTGGAGTTATCGGACAAAGAAGTGTTAGAACGCTTCGATCTGATGATTGATGGGAAGTCTTTAACAGAAGAAGAGGCACGTCGTTTTATTGCATTTGTCCGAATGGAACGCAGCATGGACTAA
- a CDS encoding tyrosine-protein phosphatase, with protein MNLVEMHCHILSGLDDGPVRMEQSVAMAEKAAASGITSIIATPHHLNGQYNNEPMVVNQAVNLLHAELRKRNIRLEIRPGQEIRLHDNLIGDLYAGKCCTLAGSRYMLLELPFGHIPSQFPRILHELRIAGITPIIAHPERNRVILKKPRLLADYLSQGGLCQLTAQSFTGLFGRKVRQWCFHFCKENGFHFISSDAHDTCKRTFAISEGERAIERRFGAEAVKRLAENASHILSNSCLVTERWKPRKWLLSIW; from the coding sequence TTGAATCTGGTTGAAATGCACTGCCACATATTATCCGGCCTGGATGATGGTCCTGTTCGAATGGAGCAGTCCGTTGCGATGGCTGAGAAGGCGGCAGCCTCAGGAATTACCTCCATTATTGCTACTCCGCATCACCTGAACGGGCAATACAACAATGAACCGATGGTGGTCAATCAGGCCGTGAACCTGCTTCATGCAGAACTTCGCAAACGCAACATTCGCCTGGAGATCCGTCCCGGACAGGAGATCAGGCTGCATGACAACCTGATTGGAGACCTATATGCAGGAAAGTGCTGCACACTCGCCGGAAGTCGTTACATGTTGCTGGAACTGCCCTTTGGTCATATTCCCTCACAGTTCCCCAGGATACTGCATGAATTACGAATAGCGGGAATTACCCCTATTATTGCTCATCCGGAACGTAATCGCGTCATTTTGAAGAAGCCAAGGTTATTGGCAGATTACTTGAGTCAAGGCGGACTATGTCAGCTCACAGCTCAATCTTTCACTGGGCTTTTCGGACGGAAAGTTCGGCAGTGGTGTTTTCATTTTTGCAAAGAAAACGGGTTTCATTTCATTTCATCAGATGCACATGATACGTGCAAAAGGACATTTGCCATAAGTGAAGGAGAGCGGGCCATCGAGCGTCGATTCGGAGCTGAAGCCGTTAAGAGGCTGGCAGAGAATGCGTCGCACATTCTATCGAATTCGTGTCTGGTCACAGAACGCTGGAAACCTCGCAAATGGCTACTGTCCATCTGGTAG